In a genomic window of Amblyomma americanum isolate KBUSLIRL-KWMA chromosome 4, ASM5285725v1, whole genome shotgun sequence:
- the LOC144127926 gene encoding uncharacterized protein LOC144127926 isoform X1, translating into MWLLLMRSCTSQDDFRMKRGLVSSCIDLFVSFGKIAAMELEQRISNWLPALDKEIVELTVQKVQQCGVESLEHLKYVVEEDLQFLKPISRRILLERFHSAATPNPPVSLSPNDIQSPTSSQCASFSTPWEVFPPQLMKACQEGKRPVKSDLNEMVRLVSDHILAINRKPGRKILRAIAAEIVSHYPKTFEDTLNGAVIGSGIETLLWKLENCVNNKRRPSSEQPHQFEPDDELDLSVKRVKIQRDSYGCVAWQQKLQSDETADSQEKKKDDLLSQFRLAFPDETMVAQLMSETYASQRQLINASKNIRDIERSRPFRFQGKHLTNHVNILLGSNVAKTFDDRLKTVGRQVFRYAHSQVKKECVKSCLQEVEAAKTNRKSMAVEYEAMPLLLLAIFGEDKELFYKLTEKEMASDDDLGDLPSCPFICAKGWTFLTANSYTICMDTHPVLHASKPDEAFKLLFFAHFAFNIQYQKETSLCLEFTQRAIAGINPARGTKVQKNGGKQHCLSPRVAALATALKDYDF; encoded by the exons ATAGCTGCAATGGAGTTGGAACAACGAATTTCCAACTGGCTGCCAGCCCTGGACAAGGAGATTGTAGAGCTGACAGTCCAGAAGGTGCAGCAATGTGGTGTAGAGTCCCTGGAACATCTGAAGTATGTGGTTGAAGAGgatttgcaatttttaaagcCCATCAGCAGAAGGATTCTTCTTGAAAGGTTTCACTCAGCGGCTACGCCCAACCCACCAGTGTCACTTTCTCCCAACGACATTCAATCGCCTACAAGCTCACAATGTGCAAGCTTTTCTACACCTTGGGAGGTTTTCCCACCACAGCTTATGAAGGCTTGCCAAGAAGGGAAGCGTCCAGTAAAGAGCGACTTGAATGAAATGGTACGACTTGTGAGTGACCATATTCTTGCCATAAACAGGAAGCCAGGTCGCAAGATCTTGAGGGCCATCGCAGCTGAAATTGTGAGCCATTACCCGAAGACATTCGAGGACACCctaaatggggcagtaattggcTCGGGTATTGAGACACTCTTGTGGAAACTTGAAAACTGTGTTAACAACAAACGAAGGCCAAGCTCTGAGCAGCCACATCAGTTCGAACCGGACGATGAACTGGACTTGAGTGTCAAACGAGTGAAGATTCAGAGAGactcatatgggtgtgtggcatggcAACAAAAGCTTCAATCTGACGAAACTGCTGActcacaggagaagaaaaaagacgacTTGCTGTCGCAGTTCAGGCTTGCGTTTCCAGATGAGACCATGGTTGCACAGCTCATGTCAGAGACTTATGCATCACAACGTCAGCTTATCAATGCATCCAAAAATATTCGAGACATTGAGCGAAGCCGGCCATTTCGGTTTCAGGGaaagcacctgaccaaccacgtaaacATCTTGCTAGGCTCAAATGTTGCAAAGACTTTCGATGACCGACTAAAGACTGTTGGACGGCAAGTTTTTCGTTACGCACACAGCCaagtaaaaaaagaatgtgtgAAGTCTTGTCTCCAAGAAGTAGAAGCTGCCAAAACTAACAGGAAGTCAATGGCAGTTGAATACGAAGCCATGCCACTACTACTGCTCGCAATCTTCGGAGAAGACAAAGAGCTGTTTTACAAGCTAACAGAG AAGGAGATGGCCAGCGACGATGACTTGGGGGATCTGCCAAGCTGTCCTTTCATCTGCGCGAAAG GATGGACTTTTCTCACTGCTAATTCATACACAATCTGCATGGACACCCATCCAGTGCTTCATGCATCGAAGCCAGACGAGGCCTTCAAGCTGCTGTTCTTTGCCCATTTTGCTTTTAACATCCAGTACCAGAAGGAGACGAGCCTGTGCTTGGAATTCACACAGAG ggctattgcaggtattaatcctgcaagaggaacaaaggtgcaaaagaatggcgggaAGCAGCACTGCCTGTCACCAAGAGTGGCTGCACTCGCAACGGCTTTGAAAGACTATGACTTTTAG
- the LOC144127926 gene encoding uncharacterized protein LOC144127926 isoform X2 has product MWLLLMRSCTSQDDFRMKRGLVSSCIDLFVSFGKIAAMELEQRISNWLPALDKEIVELTVQKVQQCGVESLEHLKYVVEEDLQFLKPISRRILLERFHSAATPNPPVSLSPNDIQSPTSSQCASFSTPWEVFPPQLMKACQEGKRPVKSDLNEMVRLVSDHILAINRKPGRKILRAIAAEIVSHYPKTFEDTLNGAVIGSGIETLLWKLENCVNNKRRPSSEQPHQFEPDDELDLSVKRVKIQRDSYGCVAWQQKLQSDETADSQEKKKDDLLSQFRLAFPDETMVAQLMSETYASQRQLINASKNIRDIERSRPFRFQGKHLTNHVNILLGSNVAKTFDDRLKTVGRQVFRYAHSQVKKECVKSCLQEVEAAKTNRKSMAVEYEAMPLLLLAIFGEDKELFYKLTEEMASDDDLGDLPSCPFICAKGWTFLTANSYTICMDTHPVLHASKPDEAFKLLFFAHFAFNIQYQKETSLCLEFTQRAIAGINPARGTKVQKNGGKQHCLSPRVAALATALKDYDF; this is encoded by the exons ATAGCTGCAATGGAGTTGGAACAACGAATTTCCAACTGGCTGCCAGCCCTGGACAAGGAGATTGTAGAGCTGACAGTCCAGAAGGTGCAGCAATGTGGTGTAGAGTCCCTGGAACATCTGAAGTATGTGGTTGAAGAGgatttgcaatttttaaagcCCATCAGCAGAAGGATTCTTCTTGAAAGGTTTCACTCAGCGGCTACGCCCAACCCACCAGTGTCACTTTCTCCCAACGACATTCAATCGCCTACAAGCTCACAATGTGCAAGCTTTTCTACACCTTGGGAGGTTTTCCCACCACAGCTTATGAAGGCTTGCCAAGAAGGGAAGCGTCCAGTAAAGAGCGACTTGAATGAAATGGTACGACTTGTGAGTGACCATATTCTTGCCATAAACAGGAAGCCAGGTCGCAAGATCTTGAGGGCCATCGCAGCTGAAATTGTGAGCCATTACCCGAAGACATTCGAGGACACCctaaatggggcagtaattggcTCGGGTATTGAGACACTCTTGTGGAAACTTGAAAACTGTGTTAACAACAAACGAAGGCCAAGCTCTGAGCAGCCACATCAGTTCGAACCGGACGATGAACTGGACTTGAGTGTCAAACGAGTGAAGATTCAGAGAGactcatatgggtgtgtggcatggcAACAAAAGCTTCAATCTGACGAAACTGCTGActcacaggagaagaaaaaagacgacTTGCTGTCGCAGTTCAGGCTTGCGTTTCCAGATGAGACCATGGTTGCACAGCTCATGTCAGAGACTTATGCATCACAACGTCAGCTTATCAATGCATCCAAAAATATTCGAGACATTGAGCGAAGCCGGCCATTTCGGTTTCAGGGaaagcacctgaccaaccacgtaaacATCTTGCTAGGCTCAAATGTTGCAAAGACTTTCGATGACCGACTAAAGACTGTTGGACGGCAAGTTTTTCGTTACGCACACAGCCaagtaaaaaaagaatgtgtgAAGTCTTGTCTCCAAGAAGTAGAAGCTGCCAAAACTAACAGGAAGTCAATGGCAGTTGAATACGAAGCCATGCCACTACTACTGCTCGCAATCTTCGGAGAAGACAAAGAGCTGTTTTACAAGCTAACAGAG GAGATGGCCAGCGACGATGACTTGGGGGATCTGCCAAGCTGTCCTTTCATCTGCGCGAAAG GATGGACTTTTCTCACTGCTAATTCATACACAATCTGCATGGACACCCATCCAGTGCTTCATGCATCGAAGCCAGACGAGGCCTTCAAGCTGCTGTTCTTTGCCCATTTTGCTTTTAACATCCAGTACCAGAAGGAGACGAGCCTGTGCTTGGAATTCACACAGAG ggctattgcaggtattaatcctgcaagaggaacaaaggtgcaaaagaatggcgggaAGCAGCACTGCCTGTCACCAAGAGTGGCTGCACTCGCAACGGCTTTGAAAGACTATGACTTTTAG